Genomic segment of bacterium:
CCCCGGATCGTCGGGATCGGGCAGCAGCGACTCCAGGGGGGTGACGCTCGTGTACTGGGTGCCGCGCAGCGCGCGGAACCCCGCCGTCACGGCGGCGCGGCCGTCCAGCAGCGGCAGGCCTATGCGCACGCTCGGGGTGGTGACGCGGCTCGTGTTGCGGTCGGCCGTCGCCGACTCGCTGGCGGTCAGCGCGGCGAAGCCGCAGACCGAGATGGCCACGTGACGCAGTCCCGGCAGCCCGGCGATGTTGTGGAACGACGGCGACAGGGTGTCGCTCTCCGCGACCCCCCACCCGCCGCGACCCTCGATGCGGGCGTCGCTGGCGCGGATGTCCTGGCCGATGTTCGTGCGGGCGAAGGGGCTCTGGGCCGACGACGCGGCGGCGCCCAGCGACAGCAACAGGGCGGCGGCCGCGACGCGCGCGCAGGCGCTCATGACCCACCTCCGCTGAAGGGCGTGAACGTGATCTCGAAGTGCGGCGCCAGCGAGGGGTGGCCCGCGCCCAGGAAGAGCATCCGGCCGAAGTAGAAATCCGGCGAGTAGTTCCCGCTGACGCTGTAGCCGCCGAACTCCTCGCCCGCGGTCAGCAGCAGCACCGTGTCCGGCGCGAGGGCGCCGTTGAGCGAGCGCTGCACGGTGCCGGTGATGTCGAAGCCGACCCAGGTCTCCTCGTCGAAGATCATCTGGCCGAAGTCGACCGCGAGGATCCCGGTGGAGGTCGTGGCGGCCGCCTCGATCTCCTGGACGGTGACCGTGTCGCGGCCGGCCAGCAGGGACAGCGGCACCTCGTGCAGGACGAGCGACTCCACCGGCCCGAACGAGGCCGCGTCGATCGCCAGCCTCAGGACGGCGCGGTTGATCAGGATGTCGTCCGGGAGGCCGGCGAGGTCGGGGAAGAAGTAGGGGTAGCGCCGCAGGTGCGTCTGGACCTCGAGGCCGGCGTCGAAGCCGGCGGGAGGCGCCGCGAGCGCGTGGAAGGTCGAGACGTCGGCATCCGGCTCGAAGACGAACGCGGTGTCCAGCGCGGCGGCCTCGTTCCGGTACGCGACCGTCAGCACGGGACCGACCGTCGTGCCCGCGCCGACCAGGTCGATCTCCTGGTAGCCGGCCGTCGTCATGTCGACGGCGGCGTAGCCCAGCAGTCCGGGCTGCGAGCCGGCGCCCTCGCGGATCAGCAGGCCGTTCATGCCCGAGGCCACCCAGATCAGGAACTGCGCGACGGGCACGTCCAGGAACACCGAGGCGCCGGAGCCCTCCTGGGAGCCGAGCGGATCCGCCGTCGCCGGCTCCGGTCCGGGATAGAGGGCGACGTCCAGGGGGGCGGCCAGCGTGTGGATCTCGAACACCTTCGTCGGGTTCTGCGGCACCAGCGGGTGCACGACGTCCAGCAGCGAGTCGGGAACGGCGGCGTAAGCCTCGGTGCGGAAGAGCCGCAGCTTCACGCTGGTGACGGTCGTCTCGTCCAGCAGGGCGCCCTCCGGCAGGCTGTCCGGCAGCGTCTGCACGTCGTAGCGCACAAGGATCGAGGAGGTGTCGGCGCCCTGGCTGCCGAAGTAGAGCAGCTCGTTGTGGTCGTAGGACAGCGACTCGTCCTTGACGGCCACCCGTCCGCTCGCGGACAGGGCCTCGACGAACACCGTCTGGGGCGTGTTGAGCTGCAGTTCGCCCGGCAGGCCCGTGCCGACGAGGTTCGCCTCGTCGCTCGTGCAGCCGGCCAGGACGGCGCTCAAGGCGCAGACGGCGAGCAGGGCGCCGGCGACGATCGCCGTGGGCCGCGGCTGCGGCGCCCGCGGTGGGAACTGGGACATGCGGTCTCCTTCGCTGGTCCGGGAAGCCGGCGCGGCGGGCCGGCGCATTCTAGGTCTCGGCCCGGGCAGCGTCAAGGCGCGCTCCCGGGGGCGGCGGCCTCGACGCGCGCGGACAGGCTCACGCGCGCGTAGCCGCTGTCCTTGATGAGGTCGATCAGGTGCACGACGCGGCCGTGCTGGCTGTTGGTGTCGGCGCGCAGGACGATGCGGTCGTCGCCGGACTCGGCCAGCCGCGCGCGCAGCGCCGCGACGAGCTCGGCTTCGACGATCGGCGTCCGGTCCAGGTACAGGGCTCCCTGTTCGGTCAGCGTGATCACCGAGGGTCCCTCGTCGACGGCGCGGGCGCTGGTCGAGCCCGGCAGGTCGAGCTGGATGGCCGGCTGCGGTTCCTTGAAGGTCGAGGTGACCATCACGAAGATCAGCATCAGGAACATGACGTCGATCAGCGAGGTCACGTTGATGATGGTGCGGTTGCTGCGGCGCGGCGGCGCGAACTGCATGCTCAGCTCCCGGCCCGCGGCGCGGCGCGCAGGCGCCGCTCGCGCAAGGTGTCCAGGACCTGCGTGGCGTACCGCTCCAGCTCGAAGATGATCGCGTCGGCGCGGCCCTGCAGCCAGTAGTAGGCCACCAGCGCCGGGATGCCGATGATCAGGCCGGCGGCCGTGGTGATCATGGCCTCGGAGATGCCGCCCGAGAGCAGCGTGGCGTCGCCGAGCCCCACCGCCTTGACGTCCTCGAAGAGGCGGATCATGCCGGTGACCGTGCCCAACAGGCCCAGCAGGGGCGCGACCGCGGCCACGACCTCCAGGATGTTCAGGTGGCGGGAGATGCGGACGGATTCCTGGCGGCCCGCCTCCTGCAGCACGTCGCGCACGATCTGCCAGTCGTGGTCG
This window contains:
- a CDS encoding biopolymer transporter ExbD gives rise to the protein MQFAPPRRSNRTIINVTSLIDVMFLMLIFVMVTSTFKEPQPAIQLDLPGSTSARAVDEGPSVITLTEQGALYLDRTPIVEAELVAALRARLAESGDDRIVLRADTNSQHGRVVHLIDLIKDSGYARVSLSARVEAAAPGSAP
- a CDS encoding MotA/TolQ/ExbB proton channel family protein, with amino-acid sequence MWELIRAGNVMMIPLGLCSLVALTVFLERLYALRRSRILLPEVAGAVATLGAADDFVVARAILARNPGPFAAVIGAGLDHADHDWQIVRDVLQEAGRQESVRISRHLNILEVVAAVAPLLGLLGTVTGMIRLFEDVKAVGLGDATLLSGGISEAMITTAAGLIIGIPALVAYYWLQGRADAIIFELERYATQVLDTLRERRLRAAPRAGS